Proteins from a single region of Thiomicrorhabdus sp. Kp2:
- the rpsL gene encoding 30S ribosomal protein S12: MATINQLVRKPRKDKRKVSNVAALQACPQRRGVCTRVYTTTPKKPNSALRKVARVRLTNGYEVASYIGGEGHNLQEHSVILIRGGRVKDLPGVRYHTVRGALDCAGVSDRKQGRSKYGAKRPKG, from the coding sequence ATGGCGACTATTAACCAGTTGGTGCGTAAGCCGCGTAAAGATAAGCGTAAAGTTTCTAACGTTGCAGCGTTGCAGGCATGTCCTCAGCGTCGTGGTGTTTGTACGCGTGTTTATACAACAACCCCTAAGAAGCCTAACTCTGCTCTGCGTAAAGTTGCGCGTGTACGTTTAACGAACGGTTATGAAGTAGCTTCCTATATTGGTGGTGAAGGTCATAACCTTCAAGAGCACTCGGTGATCCTTATCCGTGGTGGTCGTGTAAAAGATTTACCTGGTGTGCGATATCACACAGTACGTGGTGCATTAGATTGCGCTGGCGTTTCTGATCGTAAACAAGGTCGTTCTAAGTACGGTGCAAAACGTCCTAAAGGTTAG